From the Martelella mediterranea DSM 17316 genome, one window contains:
- a CDS encoding GMC family oxidoreductase yields MSKTSDGRYDYILVGGGSSACVVAAGLVKCGASVLVLERGPAKASPIMHFPAGYMKFLAKDTYLAMHATAPQPQLDGRGPIVPQGRVLGGGSTVNAMVYMRGQAADFDHWNELVTEGDDAWSYRDLLPYFKAQEDNDHLAGEYHGVGGPLKVSHLGHTSPMTRIYVKTLQGMGIPYNPDFNGESQFGVGFMQHTIDWRTRRRCSAVDAFLAPVMNDPLLTIVTGATVTAIRMEGDRAVGVDYVQGGGRKSVFADSEVILAAGAYQTPKLLMLSGIGPEDELARHGIAVKLALPGVGRNLQDHYECPVVATTKGSFGYYGQDRGWPMIKAGLQYLLFKSGPASTTGVETCAFHDPEGTSDRPTIQMFCVPTIYLDRDVMGTDPGDGVTINSLLLRPKSRGSVTLSSSDPFADPVVDTQIFSHPDDLRITMAGFRYARTVLAASPMRELIDREIFPGADVTSDEAIAAHCKRTVKTGYHPVGTCRMGRDGDPDAVLDSRLRVRGTRGLRVIDASLMPTIVSGNTNAAVLAAAAKAIDLILP; encoded by the coding sequence ATGAGCAAGACGAGCGACGGACGATACGACTATATCCTCGTCGGTGGCGGCAGTTCGGCCTGCGTGGTTGCCGCCGGTCTGGTGAAGTGCGGCGCGAGCGTGCTTGTGCTGGAGCGCGGCCCGGCCAAGGCCAGCCCGATCATGCATTTCCCCGCCGGCTACATGAAGTTCCTGGCGAAGGACACCTATCTTGCGATGCACGCGACCGCGCCGCAGCCGCAGCTTGACGGGCGCGGGCCGATCGTGCCGCAGGGCAGGGTGCTCGGTGGTGGCAGCACGGTCAATGCCATGGTCTATATGCGCGGGCAGGCGGCCGATTTCGACCACTGGAACGAGCTGGTGACCGAAGGCGACGACGCCTGGAGCTATCGCGATCTTCTGCCCTATTTCAAGGCGCAGGAGGATAACGACCATCTTGCCGGCGAATATCATGGCGTCGGCGGACCGCTGAAGGTCTCCCATCTCGGCCACACCAGTCCGATGACCCGCATTTATGTCAAAACCCTGCAGGGCATGGGCATTCCCTACAACCCGGATTTCAACGGCGAAAGCCAGTTCGGCGTCGGCTTCATGCAGCACACAATTGACTGGCGCACGCGCCGGCGCTGCAGCGCTGTCGATGCGTTTCTAGCTCCGGTCATGAATGATCCGCTGCTGACGATCGTGACCGGGGCAACCGTCACCGCGATCCGCATGGAGGGCGACCGGGCGGTCGGCGTTGATTACGTGCAGGGCGGCGGCCGGAAATCCGTCTTCGCGGACAGCGAAGTGATCCTTGCGGCCGGTGCCTATCAGACCCCAAAACTGCTGATGCTGTCCGGGATCGGACCGGAGGATGAACTCGCCCGGCACGGCATTGCGGTCAAGCTCGCGCTTCCCGGCGTCGGGCGCAATCTTCAGGACCATTATGAGTGTCCGGTGGTCGCCACCACCAAGGGCTCGTTCGGCTATTACGGGCAGGATCGCGGCTGGCCGATGATCAAGGCGGGGCTGCAATATCTGCTGTTCAAGTCCGGCCCGGCCTCCACCACAGGGGTCGAAACCTGTGCCTTCCACGATCCGGAAGGCACGAGCGACCGCCCGACGATCCAGATGTTCTGCGTGCCGACCATCTATCTCGACCGCGATGTCATGGGCACCGATCCCGGCGACGGCGTGACCATCAACTCGCTGCTGCTGCGCCCGAAATCGCGCGGCTCGGTGACGCTTTCCTCCAGCGATCCGTTCGCCGATCCGGTAGTCGATACCCAGATTTTCAGCCATCCCGACGATCTCAGGATAACGATGGCGGGCTTTCGCTACGCGCGCACCGTGCTTGCCGCTTCGCCGATGCGCGAACTGATCGACAGGGAAATCTTTCCGGGCGCCGATGTGACCAGCGACGAGGCGATCGCGGCGCATTGCAAGCGCACCGTCAAGACCGGCTATCACCCGGTCGGCACCTGCCGGATGGGGCGTGACGGCGATCCGGACGCCGTGCTCGACAGTCGCCTCAGGGTCCGGGGCACAAGGGGCCTCAGGGTCATCGACGCCTCGCTGATGCCGACCATCGTCAGCGGCAACACCAATGCCGCCGTTCTTGCCGCCGCCGCCAAGGCGATCGACCTCATACTTCCCTGA
- a CDS encoding aldose 1-epimerase: protein MAVVDISSGALSLRASTKGGLILGLWRDGAEGRVALLREAPEGADALSSACYPLVPFGNRVRDNRFTFNGKQYALTANTDWDPHYLHGEGWLSQWSLEEHEADRLAMRFRHAGGGTPYVYEAWQRFSLADGELQMTSTVENQGDEPLPFGLGWHPYFPMTPQTTLMAPARKFWTEVEGWLPGEATDIPADLDFSKPSPLPHRWVNNGFEDWSGEAVIAWPERETKLSLKAEPLFRHAFLFVSDTAFDPNFQRDYFCFEPMSHLVDGHNMPDLGGLRILQPGEKLSGSIWLGAQDL, encoded by the coding sequence ATGGCGGTCGTTGATATCAGCTCCGGGGCCCTGTCGCTGCGAGCCTCGACAAAGGGCGGATTGATCCTCGGTCTCTGGCGGGATGGCGCAGAGGGACGGGTGGCCCTACTGCGCGAAGCGCCCGAGGGGGCGGATGCGCTGTCGTCCGCCTGCTATCCGCTGGTGCCGTTCGGCAACCGGGTGCGGGACAACCGGTTCACCTTCAACGGCAAGCAATACGCCCTGACCGCGAATACCGACTGGGACCCGCATTACCTCCATGGCGAGGGCTGGCTTTCGCAATGGTCATTGGAAGAACACGAGGCCGACCGGCTGGCGATGCGTTTCCGGCATGCGGGCGGCGGCACGCCCTATGTCTATGAGGCATGGCAGCGTTTTTCGCTTGCCGACGGCGAATTGCAGATGACGTCGACCGTCGAGAACCAGGGAGACGAGCCGCTGCCTTTCGGGCTTGGATGGCATCCCTATTTCCCGATGACGCCGCAAACCACGCTCATGGCGCCCGCCCGGAAATTCTGGACCGAGGTCGAGGGATGGCTGCCGGGCGAGGCCACGGACATCCCCGCCGATCTCGATTTCAGTAAGCCTTCGCCCCTGCCGCACCGCTGGGTCAATAACGGCTTCGAGGACTGGTCCGGCGAAGCGGTGATCGCCTGGCCGGAACGGGAAACGAAGCTATCCCTGAAGGCGGAACCGCTGTTCCGGCACGCTTTCCTGTTTGTCTCGGATACCGCGTTCGATCCGAACTTTCAGCGGGACTATTTCTGTTTCGAGCCGATGTCGCATCTGGTGGACGGTCACAACATGCCCGATCTTGGCGGGCTTCGCATTCTTCAGCCCGGCGAAAAACTGTCGGGCAGCATCTGGCTGGGAGCGCAGGACCTATGA
- a CDS encoding ABC transporter permease: protein MSHNNAADTAAPKKSGFGVSKHINELSLFLAIALLYVIFGTTAYGFLSFNNQVNILRDAATIGIAAWAMTFIIISGEIDVSVGPMVAFVSVALAYLLQWGFPTPIAFLLAVALGAGLGGISGVLRAYFDVPSFVATLGMWSALRGLALFFTDALPVSIGRNDVLDALDRSVLGIPPAAIIMLVLFAIFAFVSRKTAFGRSVFAIGGNAHAAYLSGINVARIRVAIFAIGGAMAAISGILLVSRLGSGNATAASGLEFDVIAAVVVGGTALSGGRGSMLGTLLGVLVITLIGNGLVLLGINPFFQQVVRGLIIVIAVLANMQAIKRSLARNKG from the coding sequence ATGTCGCACAACAACGCTGCCGACACGGCCGCCCCGAAGAAGAGCGGCTTCGGCGTTTCGAAGCATATCAACGAACTCAGCCTGTTCCTGGCGATCGCGTTGCTCTATGTGATTTTCGGCACGACCGCCTATGGCTTCCTGTCGTTCAACAACCAGGTCAATATTCTGCGCGATGCGGCCACGATCGGCATTGCGGCCTGGGCGATGACTTTCATCATCATCTCCGGCGAAATCGATGTCAGCGTCGGTCCCATGGTGGCCTTCGTTTCCGTCGCGCTGGCCTACCTCCTGCAATGGGGTTTTCCCACGCCGATCGCCTTCCTGTTGGCGGTGGCGCTCGGCGCCGGGCTTGGCGGTATTTCCGGCGTGCTGCGCGCCTATTTCGACGTGCCGTCCTTCGTGGCCACGCTCGGTATGTGGAGCGCCTTGCGGGGGCTGGCGCTATTCTTCACCGATGCGCTGCCGGTTTCGATCGGCCGCAATGACGTGCTGGATGCGCTGGACCGCTCGGTGCTTGGCATTCCGCCGGCGGCGATCATCATGCTCGTATTGTTTGCCATCTTCGCCTTCGTCAGCCGCAAGACCGCGTTCGGACGCTCGGTGTTTGCGATCGGCGGCAATGCCCATGCGGCCTATCTCAGCGGCATCAACGTGGCGCGTATCCGGGTTGCGATCTTCGCGATCGGCGGCGCAATGGCGGCGATCTCCGGCATTCTGCTGGTGTCGCGTCTCGGCTCCGGCAATGCGACGGCGGCAAGCGGTCTGGAGTTCGATGTGATCGCGGCCGTGGTCGTCGGCGGCACGGCGCTTTCCGGCGGTCGCGGTTCGATGCTCGGCACGCTGCTCGGAGTGCTGGTGATCACGCTGATCGGCAACGGTCTCGTACTGCTTGGCATCAATCCGTTCTTCCAGCAGGTTGTCCGGGGCCTCATCATCGTCATCGCCGTGCTCGCCAACATGCAGGCGATCAAGCGCAGCCTGGCCCGCAACAAGGGGTGA